DNA from Petropleomorpha daqingensis:
CAGGGTTCGCTTAGCTTCCGAGGTCCGAGCCGCACCCCTCGAGGGTGCTGCGTCCGGGAGCAGACCGGAGAGTGAACGCCGATGAGCATCGGAGCGGAGCGGACGGGATCGGCCGGGCTCGAACCACGCGTGCGGGTGCTCATCTGCGACGAGCACGAGGTGCTGCGGCACGGTCTGCGCACGGTCCTCGGCCGGGAGCCCGACCTCCTCCTGGTCGCCGAGGCGGGGGACGGCGACACGGCCCTGGAGCTCGCCCGGACGCAGCGCCCCGACGTGACGATGCTCGGCCTCCGGCGCGGTGAGGTCGTCGAGGACCTGGTGCGGGCGCTGAGCGAGATCGGGACGAGGGTGGTCCTGCTCGGCGAGGCCGGGGCCGGCAGCGACCTGCTCGACGCACTGCGCGCCGGCGCTCAGGGCTACGTGCAGACGACGGCGTCACCCGAGCGGTTGGTCGAGGGCGTGCGGGCGGTGGCGCAGGGAGAGACCGTGCTGGACGCGGCGGTCACCGGCGAGCTGCTGCACCGCCTCGACGGCACGACGGCTCAAGGGGCAACCGATGAACTGCCGCTCACCGAGCGGCAGCAGGCGGTCTCACGCCTGGTCGCCGAGGGGTTGACCAACGCCGAGATCGCCGAGCGGTTGCAGTTGTCCCGGGCGACGGTCAAGGGCCACATCACGGTCGCCCTGCGCCGGCTCGGGCTGCGGGACCGGACCCAGTTGGCCATCCACGTGCACCGCACCCTGCGGCACATGGAGGGAACGGAGGAGGACTCGCTGAGTAGTTGAGCCAGGACGCGTCGTGGTGCCGCGTCGCGACGCGTCGGACCACCGCGGTGATCCCTGTGGCCGCGCTGTCCGTGATCAGTTCAGCAGCTGTCGATGTCGTTATCGTGTGGATGGTCCTACTGGCACTCTCTCGTATCGGAACACCGCAGACTGCGGTTGCGTCGGCTCTGTCCCTGCCGCTCGAACCGGATCGAGATCGCGATGAGCACACAGCACACGTCAACGGGGGACTTCCAGGACCGTGTCCGCCGATGGGGCGACGCGGCCGCCGTGCCCCTGCCCCGCCTGGCCGGGACGGCGCTGCGCCCCTCCGCGACCCGGCCGCCGGCCCGCCTCGTGCGCATCGCGCTGTGCGAGGACCAGGAGGTCTTCCGCCTCGGCCTCCGGGTCGTGCTGGAGGCGCAGCCGGACATGGCCGTCATCGACGAGACCATGCACCTGCGTGCGGCCCTGGACGGCGTGGAGGAGGTCGACCCCGAGGTCCTCGTCGTCCGGCAGGGGCTGGTGGGCGGGGAGAGCCTGCCGGTGCTGCGCGACCTGTGCCGGCGCAGAACGGCCGTCCTGGTGCTCGCCGAGAGCGGGGAGCAGGCCGAGGCCGAGCTCGTCGAGGTGCTGCAGGCCGGGGTGAAGGGCTATCTGCCGCGCCGGTCGGGCGCGCAGCGCCTGGTGGAGGCGGTGCGTGCCCTCGCCCGGCACGAGGTCGCGCTCGACCCGGGGGCGACGCGGGAGCTGGTGCGCTACCTCACGGGTCCCGCGGGCCGCGCCGCGTCCCCGAGAGGTGCGCTGGACCTGCTCACCGATCGGCAGCGCGAGGTCGCCCAGCTGGTCTCGCAGGGGCTGTCCAACGACGAGATCGCGACCCGGTTGTTCCTGAGCCTGGCGACCGTCAAGAGCCACCTCACGATGTCGATGCGCCGGCTCGGGGTGCGCACCCGTACGCAGCTGGCCATCCTCGTGGCGCGGGAGCCGTCGTCGGTCGCCTGAGCCGCCGCCGAGCGGGGCTCGGACGACCGCCGAGCGGGCTCAGACGACGTCGCGGCGGGTGAGGAGCAGCCCCATCAGGGCCGTGGCCGCGACGAGGAAGAGCCCGAGCACGGCCGCGGCCTGAGGACCGCTCACGATGGCGGCCACCCCCGGGGTGTGCACGGTGGTGCCGGCCGCGGCGAGCGCGGCGACGAGCGAGCCGGCGTTGGCGCCGGGCAGGACGGCCTGCGCGGAGTCGAAGAAGCTGAGCAGCGGCGCCGCGACGTTGATGATCAGGTTCTCGATCGCCAGCACGAAGACCAGCCCCAGGGCGATCGGCAGGGCGGTGCTGCGCAGCAGCGTGCCCAGCAGCATCCCCAGCACGCCCCACGTGCTGGCGATGAGCAGGCCCCCGCCGACGCCGAGGGCGAGCGCGCCGGCCGACGGCCAGTCCGCCGGCGCGTCCTCGGCGTGGGCGATGAGCCCGCTGGCGCCGGCGGTCAGCAGGAAGGCGACCGCGACGGTGCCGGCGAGCACGATCTCCAGCGCCAGCAGCTGCCCGGCGAGCAGACGCAGCCGGCGCGGGTTCTGGGCGAGGACGGTCTTGAGCGTCCCCCAGCCGTACTCACTGCCGGTGAGCAGGGCGCCGAGGGTCATCAGCAGCGCCCCGCCGAAGAGCGGCAAGCCGGAGATGGTGTTCTCGACCAGCCGCGACGGCAGCGTCTCCCCGAGCACCGCCGACGCCGGTAGCCCGTCGAACGACGAGCCGCGCCGGTAGGCGGTGTAGGGGATCACCAGCGCGAAGACGATCTGGAGGGTGGGCCACAGGCCCAGCAGCACCCAGGTCGCCGGCCGCCGGGCCAGCACGAGCAGCTCGACCGCCACGACGCGGCGGAGCCCTCCGGACGGTCGGGGCAGCACGTCGGTCACCGGGGGCCTCCCGCGTCGTCGCCGGTCATCTCGAGGAAGACCTCCTCGAGGGTGCGCGCGCTCTGCCGCAGGCCCGTGACCTCCACGTCCGCGTGGACCAGCGCGCGGTTGATCTCCGCGGCAGCGCTCGACGGGGCCTGCACGTGCAGGACGTCCCCGACGATCGAGACCCGGTCGGCCCCCACCAGAC
Protein-coding regions in this window:
- a CDS encoding ABC transporter permease → MTDVLPRPSGGLRRVVAVELLVLARRPATWVLLGLWPTLQIVFALVIPYTAYRRGSSFDGLPASAVLGETLPSRLVENTISGLPLFGGALLMTLGALLTGSEYGWGTLKTVLAQNPRRLRLLAGQLLALEIVLAGTVAVAFLLTAGASGLIAHAEDAPADWPSAGALALGVGGGLLIASTWGVLGMLLGTLLRSTALPIALGLVFVLAIENLIINVAAPLLSFFDSAQAVLPGANAGSLVAALAAAGTTVHTPGVAAIVSGPQAAAVLGLFLVAATALMGLLLTRRDVV
- a CDS encoding response regulator transcription factor; protein product: MPLPRLAGTALRPSATRPPARLVRIALCEDQEVFRLGLRVVLEAQPDMAVIDETMHLRAALDGVEEVDPEVLVVRQGLVGGESLPVLRDLCRRRTAVLVLAESGEQAEAELVEVLQAGVKGYLPRRSGAQRLVEAVRALARHEVALDPGATRELVRYLTGPAGRAASPRGALDLLTDRQREVAQLVSQGLSNDEIATRLFLSLATVKSHLTMSMRRLGVRTRTQLAILVAREPSSVA
- a CDS encoding LuxR C-terminal-related transcriptional regulator, with the protein product MSIGAERTGSAGLEPRVRVLICDEHEVLRHGLRTVLGREPDLLLVAEAGDGDTALELARTQRPDVTMLGLRRGEVVEDLVRALSEIGTRVVLLGEAGAGSDLLDALRAGAQGYVQTTASPERLVEGVRAVAQGETVLDAAVTGELLHRLDGTTAQGATDELPLTERQQAVSRLVAEGLTNAEIAERLQLSRATVKGHITVALRRLGLRDRTQLAIHVHRTLRHMEGTEEDSLSS